A DNA window from Oncorhynchus tshawytscha isolate Ot180627B linkage group LG13, Otsh_v2.0, whole genome shotgun sequence contains the following coding sequences:
- the arhgap4b gene encoding rho GTPase-activating protein 4, with the protein MMTSHGKLRMQRGSLYEYDSQIKDLRAQLCDQMKVLDGQVEVKGQQLSDLSEFFRRRGDIEAEYARALDKLTERFTLKTKRKEQSGQSVSQCWSVLLTQTRAESREHAALSDSCSHTLTQRLTHCSEDTHRLAKRSKEVGVQMQDELLKVTTELQTALRTYHQYHTESLTAEGKLKEATRLEERQTGKSAELGITQSGGQRRSSVKKMEKMMEKRHGRVQETQLKCTKARNDYLLNLAAANATMNKYYLQDLSTLIDCTDLGFHLSLERVMRSYLASRGRVLKAEEAGLKQLEQEVTSLDQGGDRDALLQNHDTAFCLPFRFSYHPHEGDQVGEVSAESQVRYELETRFQQLQSRLSTETLETEEVSKTLKATLSALLDNMCDSDSNPPPDLPISLSHDPMGTASASKLALAKRRANQQETETFYFMKVKEYLIGSSLISKLQAKHDLLQEAIQKAKAVDSDPSRRRRRMSRTQFRQQIPVVVESCIRFINLHGLHHEGIFRVPGSQREVNHIRDAFERGEDPLADSDCDIDSVAGVLKLYFRGLDPPLFPDEYYTELLDCVQNEGLAEKAAQIKSVVSSFPRPLLIVIRYLFAFLNHVSQYSDENMMQPYNLAVCFGPSLLRGSDSGDVVARQPQVNDLVKTMILQYDVIFPCQSELPGPVYEKHMTLEQEYCEPITEEGDGETEQFHIEDEWEAVAMFDYTARSATELSFKQGDPLLLHSKASSDWWRGEAGGVRGLIPHKYISVLEGAERGRRDEVSGGSTGNLASEELQTENTTRLRVNSDSASLPGRQRAAEGRGSPVRKNPLSPVTRQNTGNQERRHTLDSVRQRAGAIERQTDGGSIERPDISKQMNSVFKELLSRQPSLHPAATQAPPSSSSSTSSLPSSSSSSSSLSSSLPGGRKVGFSLRGRALFRPADQ; encoded by the exons acctGCGGGCCCAGCTGTGTGACCAAATGAAGGTTCTGGACGGTCAGGTGGAGGTCAAAGGTCAACAGCTGTCTGACCTGTCCGAGTTCTTCCGTCGTCGTGGTGACATTGAGGCGGAGTATGCCCGTGCCCTCGACAAACTTACAGAGAGGTTCACCCTAAAGaccaagag GAAGGAGCAGAGTGGTCAATCAGTGTCTCAGTGTTGGTCAGTTTTGTTGACTCAGACACGTGCAGAGAGCAGAGAACATGCAGCGCTGAGTGACTcctgctcacacacactcacacagcgaCTCACACACTGCTCAGAGGACACACACCGCCTGGCAAAACGG AGTAAGGAGGTGGGAGTTCAGATGCAAGATGAGCTACTGAAGGTCACCACTGAACTGCAGACG gctctgAGGACATACCACCAGTACCATACAGAGAGTCTGACAGCGGAGGGGAAACTAAAGGAAGCCACACgattggaggagagacagacagggaagtcAGCTGAACTGGGGATAACCCAATCAGGAGGCCAGCGGCGGAGCTCTGTGAAGAAGATGGAGAAAATGATGGAAAAG AGACATGGCAGAGTGCAGGAGACCCAGCTGAAGTGCACTAAGGCTCGTAATGACTATCTGCTGAATCTGGCAGCTGCCAACGCAACTATGAACAAGTACTATCTACAGGATCTCAGCACACTCATAGAC tgtaCTGACCTGGGGTTCCATCTCTCCTTGGAGCGAGTGATGAGGTCCTACCTAGCCAGCAGGGGGCGTGTTCTGAAGGCTgaggaggctgggctgaagcagctggaacaggaagtgacatcactGGATCAGGGCGGAGACAGAGACGCTCTCCTACAGAACCACGACACAGCATTCTGTCTGCCCTTCCGCTTCAGTTACCATCCTCATGAGGGAGACCAG GTGGGCGAGGTGAGTGCGGAGAGCCAGGTGAGGTATGAGTTAGAGACCAGGTTCCAACAGCTCCAGTCCCGCCTCTCCACCGAAACCTTGGAAACAGAGGAG GTCAGTAAGACACTGAAAGCTACCCTCTCCGCGCTATTGGACAATATGTGTGAcagtgacagtaaccccccccctGACCTGCCCATCAGCCTATCACACGACCCCATGGGAACGGCCTCTGCCTCCAAGCTAGCCCTTGCCAAGCGGAGAGCCAATCAGCAGGAAACAGAGACATTCTACTTTATG AAAGTTAAGGAGTATCTGATTGGAAGCTCCCTGATCTCCAAACTACAGGCTAAACATGACCTGCTGCAGGAGGCCATACAGAAAG CTAAGGCCGTTGATAGCGACCCCTCCAG aagaaggaggagaatgtCTAGGACACAG ttcaGGCAGCAGATTCCTGTGGTGGTTGAAAGCTGCATTCGCTTCATAAATCTTCACGGTCTGCACCATGAGGGGATATTCCGTGTTCCAGGGTCCCAGAGAGAGGTCAACCACATCAGGGACGCTTTTGAGCGAG gagAGGACCCTCTAGCAGACAGTGACTGTGACATTGATTCGGTGGCTGGTGTGTTGAAGCTGTACTTCAGAGGACTGGACCCGCCGTTGTTCCCTGATGAATACTACACAGAACTATTGGACTGTGTCC aaaacGAGGGATTGGCAGAGAAAGCAGCTCAGATAAAGTCAGttgtctcctccttccctcgACCTCTCCTTATCGTCATACGTTACCTCTTCGCTTTTCTCAACCA tgtgtcccaGTACAGCGATGAGAACATGATGCAGCCCTAtaacctggctgtgtgtttcgggccGAGCCTCCTGAGAGGGTCGGATTCTGGTGATGTTGTCGCTAGGCAACCACAGGTCAATGACCTCGTCAAGACCATGATCCTCCAGTATGATGTCATCTTCCCGTGCCAATCAGAGCTGCCCGGGCCCGTGTACGAGAAGCACATGACTCTGGAGCAGGAGTACtg TGAACCAATcacagaggagggagatggggagactgAACAATTCCACATTGAGGATG AGTGGGAGGCGGTGGCCATGTTTGATTACACCGCGCGGTCTGCTACTGAACTATCCTTTAAGCAGGGGGATCCACTCCTTCTGCACAGCAAGGCCTCTTCTGATTGGTGGAGAGGGGAAGCGGGAGGAGTTAGGGGTCTCATACCGCATAAATACATCAGTGTGTTGGAAGG AGCGGAgcgagggaggagggatgaggtcAGTGGAGGAAGCACTGGAAACCTGGCTTCAGAAGAGCTTCAGACTGAGAACACGacccg gctGCGGGTGAACAGTGACAGTGCTTCGTTGCCTGGACGGCAGAGGGCAGCGGAGGGCAGAGGCAGTCCCGTCCGAAAGAACCCCCTCTCCCCTGTGACACGTCAAAACACAGG gaaTCAGGAGCGTAGGCACACCTTGGACAGTGTGAGGCAGAGGGCaggagccatagagagacagacagatggaggatCTATTGAAAGACCG gaCATCAGTAAACAGATGAACTCTGTATTCAAGGAGCTTCTCTCTCGCCAGCCGTCCCTACATCCTGCTGCAACCCAGgcacctccctcctcttcttcctccacctcctccctcccttcctcctcctcttcctcttcatccctctcctcctctctcccaggagGCAGGAAGGTGGGGTTCAGCCTCAGGGGGCGGGCTCTCTTCAGACCAGCGGACCAATAG